One Clavibacter zhangzhiyongii genomic region harbors:
- a CDS encoding response regulator: MRTGEHVSAENRPITLAIVDDHKMLLGALTEWIRNAASDIEMVAAVSTWPDLLTHPRFPVDVVLLDLDLKDNLPISLKLATLKTTGVKTVLMSTYSEPNVVREALASGALGYLVKSEDASMIVDAIRLAADGQSYISSELDLAINSTDVGGVPKLSAQERRVMALYGGGEPVKSVAYSLGISEETAKSYLKRIREKYRVAGFDVGTKVALRKRAIQDGILLQGE; the protein is encoded by the coding sequence ATGAGAACCGGAGAGCACGTGTCAGCTGAGAACCGACCGATCACCCTCGCCATCGTGGACGACCACAAGATGCTGCTCGGGGCCCTGACCGAGTGGATCCGCAACGCCGCGTCCGACATCGAGATGGTCGCCGCCGTGTCCACGTGGCCGGACCTGCTGACGCACCCGCGCTTCCCCGTCGACGTCGTCCTGCTCGACCTCGACCTGAAGGACAACCTGCCGATCTCGCTCAAGCTCGCGACGCTGAAGACCACGGGCGTCAAGACGGTCCTGATGAGCACGTACTCGGAGCCCAACGTCGTGCGCGAGGCCCTCGCCTCCGGCGCGCTCGGCTACCTCGTGAAGAGCGAGGACGCCAGCATGATCGTCGACGCCATCCGCCTCGCGGCCGACGGCCAGTCGTACATCTCCAGCGAGCTCGACCTCGCCATCAACAGCACGGACGTCGGCGGGGTGCCGAAGCTCAGCGCGCAGGAGCGCCGCGTGATGGCGCTGTACGGCGGCGGCGAGCCCGTGAAGTCGGTGGCATACAGCCTCGGCATCTCCGAGGAGACGGCGAAGTCGTACCTCAAGCGGATCCGCGAGAAGTACCGCGTCGCGGGCTTCGACGTGGGCACGAAGGTGGCGCTGCGGAAGCGCGCGATCCAGGACGGCATCCTGCTCCAGGGCGAGTAG
- the leuC gene encoding 3-isopropylmalate dehydratase large subunit, with translation MRTAKTLAEKVWADHLVAEGEDGTPDLLYIDLHLVHEVTSPQAFDGLRLAGRPVRRPDLTIATEDHNTPTIGIDRPIADLTSRTQIHTLRKNAEEFGIRLHSLGDIEQGIVHVVGPQLGLTMPGITVVCGDSHTSTHGAFGAMAFGIGTSEVEHVMATQTLPLQPFKTMAVTVEGTLRPGVTAKDIILAVIAQIGTGGGQGYVLEYRGSAIRSLSMEGRMTICNMSIEAGARAGMVAPDQTTYDYLKGRPHAPTGADWDEAVAYWETLATDDDAVFDAEVFLDADTLEPFVTWGTNPGQGVSLSEPVPDPAAVADPNERAAAERALAYMDLAPGTPMKEIAVDTVFIGSCTNSRVEDLRAAAEIVRGRTKAEGVRVMVVPGSARVRLEAEAEGIDKVFTDFGAEWRFAGCSMCLGMNPDQLAPGERCASTSNRNFEGRQGKGGRTHLVSPLVAAATAIRGTLSSPWDLQEQGVVDAASIRQAAAVGQGV, from the coding sequence GTGCGGACTGCGAAGACCCTGGCCGAGAAGGTGTGGGCCGACCACCTGGTCGCCGAGGGGGAGGACGGGACCCCCGACCTCCTCTACATCGACCTCCACCTCGTCCACGAGGTGACCAGCCCGCAGGCGTTCGACGGCCTCCGGCTCGCCGGCCGTCCCGTGCGGCGCCCCGACCTCACCATCGCCACCGAGGACCACAACACGCCGACCATCGGCATCGACCGGCCCATCGCCGACCTGACGAGCCGGACGCAGATCCACACGCTGCGCAAGAACGCCGAGGAGTTCGGGATCCGGCTGCACTCGCTCGGCGACATCGAGCAGGGCATCGTCCACGTCGTGGGTCCGCAGCTCGGCCTCACGATGCCGGGCATCACGGTCGTCTGCGGCGACTCGCACACCTCCACGCACGGCGCGTTCGGCGCCATGGCCTTCGGCATCGGCACGAGCGAGGTCGAGCACGTGATGGCCACGCAGACCCTGCCGCTCCAGCCGTTCAAGACCATGGCGGTCACGGTCGAGGGCACGCTGCGTCCGGGCGTCACGGCGAAGGACATCATCCTCGCGGTCATCGCGCAGATCGGCACGGGCGGCGGGCAGGGCTACGTGCTCGAGTACCGCGGCAGCGCCATCCGCTCGCTCTCCATGGAGGGCCGCATGACCATCTGCAACATGTCGATCGAGGCGGGCGCCCGCGCCGGCATGGTCGCCCCCGACCAGACCACGTACGACTACCTCAAGGGCCGCCCGCACGCGCCGACCGGCGCCGACTGGGACGAGGCCGTCGCGTACTGGGAGACCCTCGCCACCGACGACGACGCGGTCTTCGACGCCGAGGTCTTCCTCGACGCCGACACCCTGGAGCCCTTCGTCACGTGGGGCACCAACCCCGGCCAGGGCGTCTCGCTGAGCGAGCCCGTGCCGGATCCCGCCGCCGTCGCCGACCCGAATGAGCGCGCCGCCGCCGAGCGCGCCCTCGCCTACATGGACCTCGCCCCGGGCACGCCCATGAAGGAGATCGCGGTCGACACCGTGTTCATCGGCTCCTGCACGAACAGCCGCGTGGAGGACCTGCGCGCCGCCGCCGAGATCGTGCGCGGCCGCACCAAGGCCGAGGGCGTCCGCGTCATGGTCGTCCCGGGCAGCGCCCGCGTGCGGCTCGAGGCGGAGGCGGAGGGCATCGACAAGGTCTTCACCGACTTCGGCGCCGAGTGGCGCTTCGCCGGCTGCTCCATGTGCCTCGGCATGAACCCCGACCAGCTCGCGCCGGGGGAGCGCTGCGCCTCCACCAGCAACCGCAACTTCGAAGGCCGGCAGGGCAAGGGCGGGCGCACGCACCTCGTGTCGCCGCTCGTCGCCGCGGCCACGGCCATCCGCGGGACGCTCTCGAGCCCGTGGGACCTGCAGGAGCAGGGCGTGGTCGACGCCGCGTCGATCCGCCAGGCCGCCGCCGTCGGACAGGGGGTCTGA
- the metX gene encoding homoserine O-acetyltransferase MetX, protein MDWQTPEDTVPSSLVTDAQIRSLIGRPPASGAWREGDPVADRLFASVGGIDLEAGGRIPSVRVAYETFGERDADGRNVVLVLHALTGDSHLRGPAGPGQPTGGWWSGIVGPGLAIDTDRWYVVAPNMLGGCQGTTGPASLAPDGAEWAARFPYITIRDQVAVQVALADALGIDEWAAVVGGSMGGMQALEWGVGHPDRMRRLAVLAAPAISSADQIALNSVQAEAIRMDPAYRDGDYFDAADGDGPHRGLALARRMALLNYRSPDELNQRFARAWQSGISPMGDEGRYAVESYLDFHGNKFTRRFDATSYIRLIDSMSSHDVGRDRGGVEAALGRVRAATLVVGIDSDRLFPVADQRLIAQHVPGSIDGGEVVVISSDYGHDGFLIEGEAMGRELARLLDVDA, encoded by the coding sequence ATGGACTGGCAGACACCCGAGGACACCGTCCCGTCGAGCCTCGTGACGGACGCGCAGATCCGCTCCCTGATCGGCCGCCCGCCCGCGTCCGGCGCGTGGCGCGAGGGCGACCCCGTCGCCGACCGGCTCTTCGCGTCGGTGGGCGGGATCGACCTCGAGGCGGGCGGGCGCATCCCGTCGGTGCGGGTGGCCTACGAGACCTTCGGCGAGCGCGACGCGGACGGCCGCAACGTCGTGCTCGTGCTGCACGCGCTCACCGGCGACAGCCACCTGCGCGGCCCCGCAGGCCCCGGCCAGCCCACGGGCGGCTGGTGGTCGGGCATCGTCGGCCCCGGCCTCGCGATCGACACCGACCGCTGGTACGTGGTGGCCCCGAACATGCTCGGCGGCTGCCAGGGCACCACCGGCCCCGCGTCGCTCGCGCCCGACGGCGCCGAGTGGGCGGCTCGCTTCCCGTACATCACCATCCGCGACCAGGTCGCCGTGCAGGTCGCCCTCGCCGACGCGCTCGGCATCGACGAGTGGGCGGCCGTCGTCGGCGGGTCGATGGGCGGCATGCAGGCGCTCGAGTGGGGCGTCGGCCACCCCGACCGGATGCGCCGGCTCGCCGTCCTCGCCGCGCCCGCCATCTCCAGCGCGGACCAGATCGCCCTCAACTCCGTGCAGGCCGAAGCCATCCGCATGGACCCGGCGTACCGCGACGGCGACTACTTCGACGCGGCCGACGGCGACGGCCCCCACCGCGGCCTCGCGCTCGCGCGCCGCATGGCGCTCCTCAACTACCGCAGCCCCGACGAGCTCAACCAGCGCTTCGCGCGCGCGTGGCAGAGCGGCATCAGCCCGATGGGCGACGAGGGCAGGTACGCGGTGGAGTCCTACCTCGACTTCCACGGCAACAAGTTCACCCGGCGCTTCGACGCGACGAGCTACATCCGGCTCATCGACTCCATGAGCTCCCACGACGTGGGTCGCGACCGCGGCGGCGTCGAGGCGGCGCTCGGCCGGGTGCGGGCGGCCACCCTCGTGGTCGGCATCGACAGCGACCGGCTGTTCCCCGTCGCCGACCAGCGGCTCATCGCGCAGCACGTCCCGGGCTCGATCGACGGCGGCGAGGTCGTCGTCATCTCCTCCGACTACGGGCACGACGGGTTCCTCATCGAGGGCGAGGCCATGGGCCGCGAGCTCGCCCGGCTGCTCGACGTCGACGCGTAG
- a CDS encoding response regulator — protein sequence MSRRPPHAMGQGHRVRVALVDDHVLLLDGLSARLSRPRTGVEVVATSPTWNGLIRDDRFPDAFDVVVLDLALRDDVPVAQKIRTLAGAGLTSVLLSTHADPSTIHGAMRAGASAVVPKAESSEELIATIHAAADGTPRQTALVQQAMQDFQAEEDPRLGQQEQRALVLYAGGRSIRDVAEAMSTTEETVKSYIKRGRRKYLHAGTDLGTKLLLRRHAIRHGWIAPE from the coding sequence ATGAGCCGCAGGCCGCCGCATGCGATGGGTCAGGGCCATCGGGTCCGGGTCGCCCTCGTCGACGACCACGTCCTCCTGCTCGACGGACTGAGCGCCCGGCTGTCCCGCCCGCGCACGGGAGTCGAGGTCGTGGCGACCTCGCCGACCTGGAACGGGCTGATCCGCGACGACCGCTTCCCCGACGCGTTCGACGTCGTGGTGCTCGACCTCGCGCTCCGGGACGACGTGCCCGTGGCGCAGAAGATCCGGACCCTCGCGGGCGCCGGCCTCACGTCGGTGCTGCTGAGCACCCACGCGGACCCGTCGACCATCCACGGCGCCATGCGCGCGGGCGCCTCCGCCGTGGTGCCCAAGGCCGAGTCGTCGGAGGAGCTGATCGCGACCATCCACGCGGCGGCCGACGGCACGCCCCGGCAGACCGCGCTCGTGCAGCAGGCCATGCAGGACTTCCAGGCCGAGGAGGACCCGCGGCTCGGCCAGCAGGAGCAGCGCGCCCTCGTGCTGTACGCCGGCGGCCGGTCGATCCGCGACGTGGCCGAGGCGATGAGCACGACCGAGGAGACCGTGAAGTCCTACATCAAGCGCGGCCGCCGCAAGTACCTGCACGCGGGGACCGATCTCGGGACGAAGCTGCTCCTGCGCCGTCACGCGATCCGCCACGGCTGGATCGCCCCCGAGTAG
- a CDS encoding TerC family protein: MPLVLPLPFEIVSLTVLVLVLVADLLIVYRRPHVPSTKESALWVAFYVGLALVFAVIMLVVAGPEHAGQFVAGWLTEYSLSIDNLFVFVIIMSRFSVPRKYQQEVLMVGIIIALVLRGVFILLGAELIESYSWIFYIFGAFLLYTAIKQALGDEDEESEDSLFIRFLRRRLKIAPDFDGSKVRTVIDGRKVLTPMVIVFVSIGTTDLIFALDSIPAIFGITESPFIVFTANIFALMGLRQLYFLLGGLLDRLVYLKYGIAFILFFIGVKLVLHAMHENTLPFVNGGEGIEWAPEIPTVVSLVVILASMIVATVASLIKMKVDGVPITGPDAAPAPVESDDDRAGR; the protein is encoded by the coding sequence GTGCCCCTGGTCCTCCCTCTCCCGTTCGAGATCGTCTCCCTGACGGTGCTCGTCCTCGTCCTCGTCGCCGACCTGCTGATCGTCTACCGCCGTCCGCACGTCCCCTCCACGAAGGAGTCCGCCCTCTGGGTCGCGTTCTACGTGGGGCTCGCGCTGGTGTTCGCGGTCATCATGCTCGTCGTCGCGGGGCCCGAGCACGCGGGCCAGTTCGTGGCCGGCTGGCTCACCGAGTACAGCCTCAGCATCGACAACCTGTTCGTCTTCGTGATCATCATGAGCCGGTTCAGCGTGCCCCGGAAGTACCAGCAGGAGGTGCTCATGGTGGGCATCATCATCGCGCTCGTGCTCCGCGGCGTGTTCATCCTGCTGGGCGCCGAGCTCATCGAGAGCTACAGCTGGATCTTCTACATCTTCGGCGCGTTCCTGCTCTACACGGCCATCAAGCAGGCCCTGGGGGACGAGGACGAGGAGAGCGAGGACTCGCTCTTCATCCGGTTCCTGCGCCGCCGGCTGAAGATCGCGCCGGACTTCGACGGCTCGAAGGTGCGCACGGTGATCGACGGCCGCAAGGTGCTGACGCCCATGGTCATCGTGTTCGTCTCGATCGGCACCACGGACCTGATCTTCGCCCTCGACTCGATCCCGGCCATCTTCGGCATCACCGAGTCGCCGTTCATCGTCTTCACCGCGAACATCTTCGCCCTCATGGGCCTCCGCCAGCTCTACTTCCTGCTCGGCGGCCTGCTCGACCGGCTCGTGTACCTCAAGTACGGGATCGCGTTCATCCTCTTCTTCATCGGCGTGAAGCTCGTGCTGCACGCGATGCACGAGAACACGCTGCCGTTCGTCAACGGCGGCGAGGGCATCGAGTGGGCGCCCGAGATCCCGACGGTCGTGAGCCTCGTGGTGATCCTCGCGTCGATGATCGTCGCGACCGTCGCGAGCCTCATCAAGATGAAGGTCGACGGCGTCCCGATCACGGGCCCCGACGCCGCGCCCGCCCCGGTCGAGAGTGACGACGACCGGGCCGGACGGTGA
- the leuD gene encoding 3-isopropylmalate dehydratase small subunit produces the protein MEPISRVTGTAVPLRQSNVDTDQIIPAQFLKRVTKTGFEDALFFQWRQDPDFFINQPVYEGATVLVAGPDFGTGSSREHAVWALRDYGFRAVLSPRFGDIFRGNSGKQGLLTGLVSEDDVERLWAAMDAEPGLDLTVDLVERVATAPGLTVPFEIDEYTRWRLLEGLDDIALTLRDEEAITTFEHDRASWRPRTLPARPAALEN, from the coding sequence GTGGAGCCCATCAGCCGCGTGACCGGCACCGCCGTGCCCCTCCGGCAGTCGAACGTCGACACCGACCAGATCATCCCCGCGCAGTTCCTCAAGCGCGTCACCAAGACCGGGTTCGAGGACGCGCTGTTCTTCCAGTGGCGCCAGGACCCCGACTTCTTCATCAACCAGCCGGTCTACGAGGGCGCGACCGTGCTCGTGGCCGGCCCGGACTTCGGCACGGGCTCGTCCCGCGAGCACGCCGTGTGGGCGTTGCGCGACTACGGCTTCCGGGCCGTGCTCAGCCCGAGGTTCGGCGACATCTTCCGCGGCAACTCGGGGAAGCAGGGCCTCCTCACGGGACTCGTGAGCGAGGACGACGTCGAGAGGCTGTGGGCCGCGATGGACGCGGAGCCCGGACTCGACCTCACCGTCGACCTCGTCGAGCGGGTCGCCACGGCACCCGGCCTGACGGTCCCCTTCGAGATCGACGAATACACTCGGTGGCGGCTCCTCGAGGGGCTCGACGACATCGCCCTCACCCTCCGGGATGAGGAAGCCATCACCACCTTCGAACACGATCGGGCCTCATGGCGCCCGCGCACCTTGCCGGCCCGGCCGGCAGCTCTGGAGAACTGA
- a CDS encoding sensor histidine kinase gives MDRMKRERERLLQRTARVYGLSFTAVAAACVVLPGEIPLPFAASTVALLAVVAVAQWRLGTEARVPWMLVVLVAGLAAMVVPQLGGRSASSLTALTHVSAGAVGSLSLLETVRPHRVRIVAAAFALTSVVAVGASWGTPAFPYVVLVHVFGWLLAVILGTWLSVAVRRVGRRITDIGRAHRAERMASELEAQRRQGARLLHDTVLATLTLLAHSGVGVTPQAMRQQAGDDARLLRQLRLGANPTPQASGGYTLEPVEQSVLGNTLESVKQRFGRMGLEVSWHGTGQVLLPSDILDAFLLSLAECLENVRRHAGVTEAHVTITDDDTTVRAMVTDAGVGFDLAHVDQAKLGFKESVVARLADVGGNARLFSSPGSGTTVVLEVPK, from the coding sequence ATGGATCGCATGAAGCGCGAGCGCGAGCGCCTGCTGCAGCGGACGGCCCGCGTCTACGGCCTGAGCTTCACCGCGGTCGCCGCAGCCTGCGTCGTGCTGCCCGGCGAGATCCCGCTGCCGTTCGCGGCGTCCACCGTCGCGCTGCTGGCCGTGGTCGCGGTCGCGCAGTGGCGCCTCGGGACGGAGGCGCGCGTGCCCTGGATGCTCGTGGTGCTCGTCGCGGGCCTCGCCGCCATGGTCGTGCCGCAGCTGGGCGGCCGCAGCGCGTCGTCGCTCACCGCGCTCACCCACGTCTCCGCCGGGGCCGTCGGCTCCCTCTCGCTGCTGGAGACGGTCCGGCCGCACCGGGTCCGGATCGTCGCGGCCGCGTTCGCGCTCACGAGCGTCGTCGCCGTCGGCGCGTCGTGGGGCACCCCGGCCTTCCCCTACGTCGTCCTCGTGCACGTGTTCGGCTGGCTGCTGGCCGTGATCCTCGGCACCTGGCTCAGCGTGGCGGTGCGGCGGGTCGGCCGCCGCATCACCGACATCGGCCGCGCCCATCGCGCCGAGCGCATGGCGAGCGAGCTCGAGGCCCAGCGCCGGCAGGGCGCGCGCCTCCTGCACGACACCGTGCTCGCCACCCTCACCCTCCTCGCCCACTCCGGGGTCGGCGTCACCCCGCAGGCCATGCGCCAGCAGGCGGGCGACGACGCCCGCCTCCTCCGCCAGCTGCGGCTCGGCGCCAACCCGACGCCCCAGGCGTCCGGCGGCTACACGCTGGAGCCCGTGGAGCAGTCGGTCCTCGGCAACACGCTCGAGTCGGTCAAGCAGCGGTTCGGCCGGATGGGCCTCGAGGTCAGCTGGCACGGCACGGGCCAGGTGCTGCTGCCGAGCGACATCCTCGACGCGTTCCTCCTCTCCCTCGCCGAGTGCCTGGAGAACGTGCGCCGACACGCGGGCGTGACCGAGGCGCACGTCACCATCACCGACGACGACACGACGGTGCGCGCGATGGTCACCGACGCGGGCGTCGGCTTCGACCTCGCGCATGTCGACCAGGCCAAGCTCGGCTTCAAGGAGTCGGTCGTCGCGCGCCTCGCGGACGTCGGCGGCAACGCGCGCCTGTTCTCCTCGCCCGGGTCGGGCACCACCGTCGTGCTCGAGGTGCCGAAGTGA
- a CDS encoding PP2C family protein-serine/threonine phosphatase has protein sequence MTEARTISLGGRRIDVSWAARTDVGSVRAVNEDGLLADPPVWLVADGMGGHAFGDRASATLVETFGGLSGDAPVTRDLIVEAVDASNDAIGDLISGDDPPGTVAGTTLAGVALVRADDGAPLWMVFNVGDSRVYAWTDGRLQQVTVDHSAVQELVDQGRMTRAEAERSPVRNLITRAVGSHDEVEADEWLLPIADHQVFLLCSDGLTKELDDSAISAVLQLAHVDGGGVDRAADALVAQALASGGRDNVTVVVIEATAADAAHDEPMDDGSAGAPIA, from the coding sequence GTGACCGAGGCGCGCACGATCTCGCTCGGCGGACGCCGCATCGACGTCTCCTGGGCCGCCCGCACCGACGTGGGCAGCGTGCGCGCCGTCAACGAGGACGGGCTCCTCGCGGATCCGCCCGTCTGGCTCGTCGCGGACGGCATGGGCGGCCATGCCTTCGGCGACCGCGCGAGCGCGACGCTCGTGGAGACGTTCGGCGGGCTGTCGGGCGACGCGCCCGTCACGCGCGACCTGATCGTCGAGGCCGTGGACGCGTCCAACGACGCCATCGGCGACCTCATCTCCGGCGACGACCCGCCCGGCACGGTCGCCGGGACGACGCTCGCGGGCGTCGCGCTCGTGCGCGCCGACGACGGCGCACCGCTCTGGATGGTCTTCAACGTGGGCGACTCGCGCGTCTACGCCTGGACCGACGGACGCCTCCAGCAGGTGACCGTCGACCACTCGGCCGTTCAGGAGCTCGTCGACCAGGGCCGCATGACGCGCGCGGAGGCCGAGCGGAGCCCCGTGCGGAACCTCATCACCCGCGCGGTCGGCTCCCACGACGAGGTCGAGGCGGACGAGTGGCTGCTCCCGATCGCCGACCACCAGGTGTTCCTGCTGTGCTCGGACGGGCTCACCAAGGAGCTCGACGACTCCGCCATCTCCGCCGTCCTGCAGCTGGCGCACGTCGACGGCGGGGGCGTGGACCGCGCCGCGGACGCGCTGGTCGCGCAGGCGCTGGCCTCCGGCGGACGCGACAACGTGACCGTCGTGGTCATCGAGGCGACGGCGGCGGACGCGGCTCATGACGAGCCGATGGACGACGGGTCCGCGGGCGCGCCCATCGCCTGA
- a CDS encoding bifunctional o-acetylhomoserine/o-acetylserine sulfhydrylase, with amino-acid sequence MSDHDEDRAAGWRFETQQIHAGAAPDPVTNARATPIYQTTSYVFKDSAHAQDLFALAEFGNIYTRIQNPTQAVVEERVAALEGGTAALLVASGQSASTFAVLNIAQAGDHIVSSSSIYGGTYNLFKYTLAKLGIETTFVEDQDDPEAWARAVRPNTKLFFAETIGNPRINILDIRAVADKAHAAGVPLIVDNTIATPYLIRPFEHGADIVVHSATKFLGGHGTVIGGLVVDGGRFPWSEHAERFPGLTTPDASYHGVTYTEALGDGIAYVIKARVQLLRDLGASIAPASAWQLIQGIETLSLRIERHVQNAQAVAEWLDSHDDIANVYYAGLPSSPWYAAANRYAPRGVGAVLSFELKGGVDAGRALVDSLQLFSHLANIGDVRSLVIHPASTTHAQLTPEQQLTAGVTPGLVRLSVGLESIDDIIEDLSAGLRAARAVKDAADDSSLQGVGPLGA; translated from the coding sequence ATGAGCGACCACGACGAGGACCGGGCAGCCGGCTGGCGCTTCGAGACGCAGCAGATCCACGCGGGAGCCGCGCCGGATCCCGTCACGAACGCGCGCGCGACGCCGATCTACCAGACCACCTCCTACGTCTTCAAGGACTCGGCGCACGCGCAGGACCTCTTCGCGCTGGCGGAGTTCGGCAACATCTACACGCGCATCCAGAACCCCACGCAGGCGGTGGTGGAGGAGCGGGTCGCGGCCCTCGAGGGCGGCACGGCGGCGCTCCTCGTGGCGTCCGGTCAGTCGGCGTCGACGTTCGCGGTGCTCAACATCGCGCAGGCGGGCGACCACATCGTCTCGAGCTCGTCGATCTACGGCGGCACCTACAACCTCTTCAAGTACACGCTCGCGAAGCTCGGCATCGAGACGACGTTCGTCGAGGACCAGGACGACCCCGAGGCCTGGGCCCGCGCGGTCCGGCCGAACACCAAGCTCTTCTTCGCGGAGACCATCGGCAACCCGCGGATCAACATCCTCGACATCCGCGCCGTCGCCGACAAGGCCCACGCGGCCGGGGTCCCGCTCATCGTCGACAACACGATCGCGACGCCGTACCTCATCCGCCCGTTCGAGCACGGCGCCGACATCGTGGTGCACTCCGCCACCAAGTTCCTCGGCGGCCACGGCACGGTGATCGGCGGCCTGGTCGTCGACGGCGGCCGCTTCCCGTGGTCGGAGCACGCGGAGCGGTTCCCCGGGCTCACGACGCCCGACGCGTCGTACCACGGCGTCACCTACACGGAGGCGCTGGGCGACGGGATCGCGTACGTCATCAAGGCGCGCGTGCAGCTGCTGCGCGACCTGGGGGCGTCCATCGCGCCGGCGAGCGCCTGGCAGCTCATCCAGGGCATCGAGACGCTGAGCCTCCGCATCGAGCGGCACGTGCAGAACGCGCAGGCTGTCGCCGAGTGGCTCGACTCCCACGACGACATCGCGAACGTCTACTACGCGGGCCTGCCGTCGAGCCCCTGGTACGCGGCGGCGAACCGCTACGCGCCGCGCGGCGTCGGCGCCGTGCTCTCCTTCGAGCTGAAGGGCGGGGTGGACGCCGGGCGCGCGCTCGTCGACTCGCTGCAGCTGTTCAGCCACCTGGCCAACATCGGCGACGTGCGGAGCCTCGTGATCCACCCGGCGTCGACCACGCACGCGCAGCTCACGCCGGAGCAGCAGCTCACGGCGGGCGTCACGCCCGGGCTCGTGCGCCTGTCGGTGGGCCTCGAGAGCATCGACGACATCATCGAGGACCTCTCCGCGGGCCTGCGGGCCGCGCGCGCGGTCAAGGACGCCGCGGACGACTCGTCGCTGCAGGGCGTCGGGCCGCTCGGGGCGTAA
- a CDS encoding SDR family NAD(P)-dependent oxidoreductase gives MSTAKRVVVTGASSGIGAATVRMFRSRGWDVVGVARREDRLRALAEETGASYAVADLTVQADVDALRDHLRETGDVHALVNNAGGAVGTDSVEGGSAADWAWMYEINVLAVQRVTSALLPLLRAGVPAGGSADVVTVSSIAAHVPYEGGGGYNAAKAAVHAMLGVLRLELAGEPIRVIEIAPGQVRTEEFSLVRFGGDRAKADAVYEGVPGPLTAEDVAEAIVHAVELPPHVNVDLLSLKPVAQAAPHKLVRRPLAVREELTDRG, from the coding sequence ATGTCCACAGCGAAGAGGGTCGTCGTCACGGGTGCGAGCTCGGGGATCGGGGCCGCCACCGTCCGCATGTTCCGGAGCCGGGGGTGGGACGTCGTCGGCGTCGCCCGCCGGGAGGACCGCCTGCGGGCGCTCGCCGAGGAGACCGGCGCGTCCTACGCCGTCGCCGACCTCACGGTGCAGGCCGACGTCGACGCCCTCCGCGACCACCTCCGGGAGACCGGCGACGTGCACGCGCTCGTCAACAACGCCGGGGGAGCGGTCGGCACCGACTCCGTCGAGGGCGGGTCCGCCGCCGACTGGGCCTGGATGTACGAGATCAACGTGCTCGCCGTGCAGCGCGTGACGAGCGCCCTGCTGCCCCTGCTGCGCGCCGGCGTGCCCGCGGGCGGTAGCGCCGACGTCGTGACCGTCAGCTCCATCGCCGCGCATGTGCCCTACGAGGGCGGCGGCGGGTACAACGCGGCGAAGGCCGCCGTCCACGCGATGCTCGGCGTGCTGCGCCTGGAGCTCGCGGGGGAGCCGATCCGCGTGATCGAGATCGCGCCGGGCCAGGTGCGCACCGAGGAGTTCTCGCTCGTGCGCTTCGGCGGCGACCGGGCCAAGGCGGACGCGGTCTACGAGGGCGTGCCGGGACCCCTCACCGCGGAGGACGTGGCCGAGGCGATCGTGCACGCGGTGGAGCTGCCGCCGCACGTGAACGTCGACCTGCTGAGCCTCAAGCCCGTGGCGCAGGCCGCGCCGCACAAGCTGGTGCGTCGGCCGCTCGCGGTGCGCGAGGAGCTCACCGACCGCGGATGA
- a CDS encoding TetR family transcriptional regulator: MAVLAHELDASTRGGDDPGPRRRGPRTTGDARASIIDAARMLFIESGADRVSARRIAAAASVDPSLVRYYFGSLEALLEEALRPSEDLLAPYVRMRELPVEERGAALVDAALHTWEHPVGSTIMRWVTVTSDHDSTAYKRFAEAAPQHWMGALPEGTPAAEADIRNSLVGAALGGIAITRYIWRMEPIASMSRETVVALHGPVVQGFLTGPLPEIPAVPAAPAA; encoded by the coding sequence ATGGCCGTACTGGCGCACGAGCTCGATGCATCCACCCGTGGAGGGGACGACCCCGGACCCCGCCGCCGCGGCCCCCGCACCACGGGCGACGCCCGCGCCAGCATCATCGACGCGGCCCGGATGCTGTTCATCGAGTCGGGCGCCGACCGCGTGAGCGCCCGACGCATCGCCGCGGCCGCCAGCGTCGACCCGAGCCTCGTCCGCTACTACTTCGGCTCCCTCGAGGCCCTGCTCGAGGAGGCGCTCCGGCCCTCCGAGGACCTCCTCGCCCCCTACGTCCGCATGCGCGAGCTGCCCGTGGAGGAGCGCGGCGCCGCGCTGGTCGACGCGGCCCTGCACACGTGGGAGCACCCGGTGGGCTCGACGATCATGCGCTGGGTCACCGTCACCTCGGACCACGACAGCACCGCCTACAAGCGCTTCGCCGAGGCGGCCCCGCAGCACTGGATGGGCGCGCTGCCGGAGGGCACCCCCGCCGCGGAGGCCGACATCCGCAACTCGCTCGTCGGCGCGGCCCTCGGCGGCATCGCCATCACGCGCTACATCTGGCGGATGGAGCCCATCGCGAGCATGTCGCGCGAGACGGTCGTCGCGCTGCACGGCCCGGTCGTGCAGGGCTTCCTCACGGGGCCGCTGCCGGAGATCCCCGCCGTCCCGGCCGCCCCCGCCGCCTGA